The sequence below is a genomic window from Euwallacea similis isolate ESF13 chromosome 1, ESF131.1, whole genome shotgun sequence.
ACAAGAGGCAGATCGAGGAGGCCGAAGAAATCGCCGCTTTGAACTTGGCCAAATTCCGTAAAGCGCAACAAGAGCTGGAGGAGGCCGAGGAACGCGCAGACCTTGCCGAACAGGCCATTGCCAAATTCCGCGCGAAGGGACGTGCCGGATCTTCAGCCAGGGGACAGAGCCCTGCGGTAAGTCAAATTCCATTTCCAAAACACTTATTATTACAAAGATTATGAAAACATcacaaaactcaaaaattgaattcaagAAACTCCTTAATTCCTAATGCTCACTCACTCCAAGAAAATGGTAACAACGCatcgttttcttttttaattcggCATGGCCGCTTATGGAGCGATGTCAGCTCTAGAAGTACCATGTGTTACCAAACTGCAGAATATTTTCTAGATTGTACAGACTTTTTTGTTACACTCTTTAAGATCCACTTACACTCTCAATACTCTAAACACAATTGCGTAAATTGACCTTATCGCTgtttttcttctcaatttaAGCCGCAAGCAAATAAGCCCCGCTTACCAGCTATATTGATGGAATAAGCGGTAACTAATCGCCGTAAGTGAGAGAGAGTTCACCCCCCTCACTAGTCTTTATGTCCTCTTTGTCTTTCTctgtaatttgtatttttttaacgtatGAACGTCCCTCCAAAGTAACGTAATTGCTTCTGTCGAGAGCTCCGAAATACTTGAGCGAACCCTCGTGCCTTTGTTCCCCTGTTTGTCGGTGCTTTTCTCCTAAAGTCTGACTTGTTTTTCAGCCAAGACAGCGCCCACAGTTGGGAGATGGTGGTCTGTTCCCCCCAAGGTTCGACCTCGCCCCCGAGAGTGAGTTCTAAACTTAATAAGGCGCTGTGTTGTtagatttaaacaaaaacgaaCTCTGAGCGCGGCAAATTCGACCGACATTCACTGGCCGCGAGTGTAATttaatatgataatttttaattattgttacttaccgttattttttatttctttattcttTCCGTTTCGTTTCGCCTTTTTTTTCTCGATTTAAAAGTATGATTCCGTTGTTTCATTACATAGTGTTTTTTATATGGGAGAAGGCGGAGACGGGAGGTGGTAAAAGAGACACGTATTTCCATCACAAGAAGCCTTTGGTCTCCGTGATTCTCGGAAATGACACGTTAAATCCAtgtattttgtaaaaagtCCAGGTTATTTTAACTTATTGTATGTGTGGATATGTTGTATGATATAAGGCaccaaataaacaaattatatcGTTCTTTTATTTGGACTTTTATTCGCCGCTACAATCACAATTTGGACTGCTTTTTGGGCGGCTTCGGGTTGGGCACCACTCTAGCTAGCTGGGCATATTGTCCTTTTACCAAATCCAGCTGCGTGACCAGCCTCCAGTCCACTCCAAACTGTTCGCAAGTTTCCAGGAAAATCGGGTACAAATACTCCAAAAGGCCGTGATCTATACTGGGAAACAAGTGGTGCAGGGCGTGGTCGCCAAAATTCGtcaaaaccaaaaaatgaGAGCCAGTGATGTCCTTTCTGTCCATTACAGCGTCCAGCTGGAAGACGCCCCAATCCATTTCGTCCTTCGCCCTACAGGAGAACATTTGTACGAAAGGCAATACGGAAAATATTCGTTCAAGTCCAGTCAGTCCGGGTCAGTTCAACTCAGTTCGGACTTCCCAGAGGTCCCTTTCGAACATCTCAGGAGAATCCACAAATTCCATAACTGCAGACTTTCGGTCCGGCTTAAACTCACCTAGCGGCATCTCCATCATGAAATATGTCTGGATGGTGATGGGCCGCATTAAATCCAACGACTCCGAAATACGTGCTGGCCACCACGATTACCCAAGCGAACATCTTAAGACAAACTCCTGCAGTTTGCCCCGTAACCACCCACGACAGCAGTGGAATCGTCAAGGGCAGCAAGGCAGGCCATGGCACCGATAGCCGCTTGGAGGTGTATAGATGTATCCCTAGGCTAAGGGTCACAAATACCTCCCTGTTCTATTGAGGCAAACACAGCTTACCCTTTGAAGTActgagaaataaatattagacCGTACAATACGGGGGAGTAAACCCAAGAGCCGTAGCGAAACAAGAGATTCTTCTGTCCAGGGAGGTACTGCAGGAATGGTTCTACCAAGGATATTTCCATATCGCTCACAGTGTTGGTATACATATGATGGCTGAACACGTGACTGATCCTCCATTCTCTGTGTAAAAGGAATATGTTATGTCGGATTCTGGAATGGCTCAAGTTACGGCGCAGATTGTGAGTCAAAGCGAATGCGACCTGCTACATAACATGTGTAGGGTGGGTCAAGGTCGATTAGGTAATCCCA
It includes:
- the Cyt-b5-r gene encoding cytochrome b5-related protein — translated: MNMNKVFSSSIGIKYPKLRDHPLHSGQDWLNSKNIDDGAESYWRIHDNLYDLSDFILTHPGGQDWIKLSKGTDITEAFESHHLTSKAETLLPKFFLKKASSPRNFPFTFHEGGFYKTLKGRISKKLEELPAKPSKRSKLLTDTIFACYISTFLLAVHFQSFLVGTVAGVFLALLAVAAHNFFHQRDNFRRFYFDFSMLSSTEWRISHVFSHHMYTNTVSDMEISLVEPFLQYLPGQKNLLFRYGSWVYSPVLYGLIFISQYFKGLGIHLYTSKRLSVPWPALLPLTIPLLSWVVTGQTAGVCLKMFAWVIVVASTYFGVVGFNAAHHHPDIFHDGDAARAKDEMDWGVFQLDAVMDRKDITGSHFLVLTNFGDHALHHLFPSIDHGLLEYLYPIFLETCEQFGVDWRLVTQLDLVKGQYAQLARVVPNPKPPKKQSKL